Proteins encoded within one genomic window of Thermoleophilaceae bacterium:
- a CDS encoding carboxymuconolactone decarboxylase family protein produces the protein MTQPLYPPANAETAERRKQLAPGIHDAFQEFSRQVFADGALDKKTKQLIAVAAAHVTQCPYCIQGHTKAALRTGATEEELMEAVWVAGEMRAGGAYAHSTLLLATVADAHGPRAA, from the coding sequence ATGACTCAGCCTCTCTACCCGCCCGCCAACGCCGAGACCGCCGAACGGCGCAAGCAGTTGGCTCCCGGCATCCACGACGCCTTTCAGGAGTTCAGCAGGCAGGTGTTCGCCGACGGGGCGCTCGACAAGAAGACCAAGCAGCTGATCGCCGTCGCTGCCGCCCACGTCACGCAATGCCCGTACTGCATCCAAGGCCACACCAAGGCCGCCCTTCGCACTGGCGCCACCGAGGAGGAGCTGATGGAGGCGGTTTGGGTGGCTGGCGAGATGCGAGCCGGTGGCGCCTACGCCCACTCGACCTTGCTGCTCGCAACGGTCGCCGACGCCCACGGTCCGCGAGCCGCATGA
- a CDS encoding FAD-dependent oxidoreductase gives MSGEGVRRPRRPRRPRVLIAGAGVAGLETLLALRAMAGDRVDITILAPEMRFLNRSMSVEQPFKRKRFRGIRLERIAAEFHARWLRERLDHVEGGRKVAVTRGGARLAYDRLVVALGARPERGAPASLTHRDGSYPLVYRGGRDGPHFRLLLDHLHHGRVSKLAFVRPAGPSWPLPLYDLALMTAADRAAMNRFEVQLSLITPEEEPLAIFGPRASAAIRHLLEANGVMLHTASYAEMRRPGWLDMSPGDRSIEVDRVVTEPRLAGPRLRGLPCDRDGFIPAQAHGRVPDLQDVFVAGDATSFPVKQGGLAAQQADAVAEAIAASVGIDIDPRPFRPILRGVLLTGGPPRYLRSDISGTAGDDSTISGRALWWPPTKLAGRHLAPYLSRQLGEAYDVMPHDAHAIAIDTELEGVIPEGLPVLTDRAEARPSPRPTHGRSF, from the coding sequence GTGAGCGGCGAGGGCGTCCGCCGCCCACGCCGCCCACGCCGCCCGCGGGTGCTCATTGCAGGCGCGGGGGTTGCGGGCCTGGAGACGCTGCTGGCGCTGCGGGCGATGGCCGGCGACCGCGTCGACATCACCATCCTGGCACCCGAAATGCGGTTCTTGAACCGGTCGATGTCTGTGGAACAGCCGTTCAAGCGGAAACGCTTTCGCGGTATCAGGCTGGAGCGGATCGCGGCCGAGTTCCATGCCCGCTGGCTTCGCGAGAGGCTGGACCATGTCGAGGGTGGGCGGAAGGTGGCGGTCACCCGGGGCGGCGCGCGCCTTGCCTATGACAGGCTCGTCGTCGCGCTGGGCGCTCGTCCGGAGCGGGGGGCCCCAGCTTCGTTGACCCATCGGGACGGGTCGTACCCGTTGGTGTATCGCGGAGGTCGCGACGGCCCCCACTTCCGTTTGCTGCTCGACCATCTCCACCACGGTCGCGTGTCCAAGCTCGCCTTCGTCAGGCCGGCTGGGCCGAGCTGGCCGTTGCCGCTCTACGACCTGGCGCTGATGACGGCCGCGGACCGCGCCGCGATGAATCGTTTCGAGGTCCAGCTCAGCCTGATCACGCCTGAGGAGGAGCCGCTGGCGATCTTCGGACCCCGCGCCAGCGCGGCGATCCGACACCTCCTCGAGGCAAACGGAGTGATGCTCCACACGGCCAGCTACGCCGAAATGCGGCGTCCCGGATGGCTCGACATGTCTCCGGGCGACCGGAGCATCGAGGTCGACCGCGTCGTGACCGAGCCACGACTCGCCGGCCCGCGCCTGCGCGGCCTTCCCTGTGACCGCGACGGGTTCATCCCGGCCCAGGCCCACGGCCGCGTTCCCGACCTCCAAGATGTGTTCGTCGCCGGGGACGCGACCAGCTTTCCCGTCAAGCAGGGTGGCCTGGCTGCCCAGCAGGCCGATGCCGTCGCCGAGGCGATCGCGGCATCCGTCGGGATCGACATCGACCCGCGGCCATTTCGGCCGATCCTGAGGGGGGTGCTGCTCACCGGCGGGCCGCCGCGCTATCTGCGCTCCGACATCAGCGGGACGGCAGGGGACGACTCCACCATCTCCGGACGAGCCCTGTGGTGGCCGCCTACCAAGCTGGCCGGCCGGCATCTCGCGCCCTATCTCAGCCGTCAGCTCGGTGAGGCCTATGACGTCATGCCGCATGACGCGCACGCGATCGCCATCGATACAGAACTCGAAGGCGTCATTCCGGAGGGCCTACCTGTTCTCACTGATCGCGCCGAAGCCCGTCCGAGCCCGAGACCCACCCACGGAAGGAGTTTCTGA
- a CDS encoding hemerythrin domain-containing protein — MRRTSALEPLSRDHHQALYIAQTLRRANTGTAPQARDAFLAFWRAEGRHHFRYEEEILLPAYAGHGDAHHPLVVRVLVEHVLIRHRAHRFEEAREGSLDELQQLGVQLAAHVRLEERELFPLIEEALPPAELERVAAALAEAEARG; from the coding sequence ATGAGGCGCACGTCCGCCCTGGAGCCGCTCTCTCGAGATCATCATCAGGCGCTTTACATCGCGCAGACGCTGCGTCGCGCAAACACCGGCACGGCGCCGCAAGCGCGGGACGCGTTTCTGGCTTTCTGGCGTGCAGAGGGACGCCATCACTTCCGCTACGAGGAAGAGATCCTGCTCCCGGCGTACGCAGGTCATGGCGATGCGCACCACCCGCTCGTGGTGCGCGTCCTGGTCGAGCACGTGCTGATCCGCCATCGCGCGCACCGGTTCGAGGAGGCACGGGAAGGGTCGCTCGATGAGCTGCAGCAACTGGGCGTGCAGCTCGCGGCCCACGTCCGGCTCGAGGAGCGAGAGTTGTTTCCGCTGATCGAGGAGGCACTGCCGCCGGCGGAGCTCGAACGCGTGGCGGCCGCGCTCGCCGAGGCAGAGGCTCGCGGCTGA
- the tal gene encoding transaldolase: MNRLRELHDAGVSIWLDTLSRDLLDSGEFAKLVEKYAVSGATSNPTIFAKAITGSDRYDDQLRSLVADGISDLRELFFAVALEDVRRAAAILRPVHERTGGGDGFISFECTPDLADDAEATIAQAVDLWRRLDLPNVLIKVPATLAGVRAIEELTAAGVNVNVTLLFSVQRYEEVIEAYLRGLERRAAAGDPIAGITSVASFFVSRVDARADAALPPNSSLRGRVAIANAHVAYGRYLQRFAGERWEALQDAGAAPQRPLWASTGTKDPSYSDVLYVEQLIAPGVINTMPEQTLRAFAEHGNVERALDSDPGAASAVLSDAAAEGLDLETITSELERDGVKAFCDSYDQLLSCIESKLHSLIATP, encoded by the coding sequence GTGAACCGTCTCCGAGAACTGCACGACGCCGGCGTGTCGATCTGGCTCGACACGCTCTCGCGCGATCTGCTCGACAGCGGCGAGTTCGCGAAGCTCGTCGAGAAGTACGCCGTCAGCGGTGCGACCTCCAATCCGACGATCTTCGCCAAGGCGATCACCGGCTCGGACCGATACGACGACCAGCTGCGCTCGCTGGTCGCGGACGGCATCAGCGATCTCCGGGAGCTCTTCTTCGCCGTGGCCCTCGAGGACGTCCGCCGCGCGGCCGCGATCCTGCGTCCCGTCCACGAGCGCACCGGCGGCGGTGACGGCTTCATCTCCTTCGAGTGCACTCCCGACCTCGCCGACGATGCCGAGGCGACGATCGCCCAGGCGGTCGACCTCTGGCGGCGGCTCGACCTGCCCAACGTCCTGATCAAGGTGCCGGCGACTCTCGCGGGTGTCCGTGCCATCGAGGAGCTGACCGCGGCCGGTGTCAACGTCAACGTGACGCTGCTCTTCTCTGTCCAGCGCTACGAAGAGGTGATCGAGGCGTACCTGCGCGGTCTCGAGCGGCGGGCCGCCGCCGGCGATCCGATCGCAGGCATCACCTCGGTGGCCTCGTTCTTCGTCTCCCGCGTCGATGCCAGAGCGGACGCCGCGCTGCCCCCGAACTCGTCGCTTCGCGGCCGGGTCGCGATCGCCAACGCCCACGTCGCGTACGGGCGCTACCTGCAGCGCTTCGCGGGCGAGCGCTGGGAGGCCTTGCAGGACGCCGGCGCAGCGCCCCAGCGACCGTTATGGGCCAGCACCGGGACAAAGGACCCCAGCTACTCCGACGTCCTCTACGTCGAGCAGCTGATCGCCCCGGGCGTGATCAACACGATGCCCGAACAGACCCTGCGCGCGTTCGCGGAGCACGGCAACGTCGAGCGGGCCCTCGACTCCGACCCCGGCGCGGCGAGCGCCGTCCTCTCGGACGCCGCGGCGGAAGGCCTCGATTTGGAGACGATCACGAGCGAGCTCGAGCGCGACGGTGTGAAGGCCTTCTGCGACTCCTACGACCAGCTGCTGAGCTGCATCGAGTCCAAGCTCCACTCGCTGATCGCAACGCCGTGA
- a CDS encoding helix-turn-helix domain-containing protein — protein sequence MDLPTRGGHHGVLAQPTRARLFSLLHELKRPASTNELADHLGLHPNGVRAHLERLHEENLVLRTPTPRPRGRPRDEWSIAPDVRVEGEPPSAYGELARWLARAIPARQSRLRDVEAAGREIGRELAPKEAASPAPALRSALAALGFQPELEVGEGTLVCTLQNCPYRDAVRDNQQVVCTLHRGITRGLLDVLDPESKLTSFVPRDPDAAGCLIEVRGLSGSDPPAAAADENG from the coding sequence ATGGACCTACCGACCCGCGGCGGCCACCACGGCGTGCTGGCACAGCCCACCCGCGCGCGGCTCTTCTCGCTCCTCCACGAGCTCAAGCGACCGGCGAGCACGAACGAGCTGGCTGACCATCTCGGCCTACATCCAAACGGGGTGCGCGCACACCTCGAGCGGCTGCACGAGGAGAACCTCGTCCTTCGCACGCCGACGCCCCGCCCCCGCGGCCGCCCCCGCGACGAATGGTCGATAGCGCCCGACGTGCGCGTTGAGGGCGAACCGCCGAGCGCATACGGCGAACTCGCCCGCTGGCTCGCCCGAGCGATCCCCGCCCGCCAGAGCCGCCTCCGCGACGTGGAGGCAGCCGGCCGCGAGATCGGCCGCGAGCTCGCCCCGAAGGAGGCGGCATCACCCGCGCCGGCGCTCCGCAGCGCCCTGGCCGCACTCGGCTTCCAACCCGAGCTGGAGGTGGGAGAGGGCACGCTCGTCTGCACCCTGCAGAACTGCCCCTACCGCGACGCGGTCCGGGACAACCAGCAAGTCGTCTGCACACTCCACCGCGGAATCACCCGCGGTCTGCTCGATGTGCTCGATCCCGAGTCGAAGCTGACCAGCTTCGTGCCCCGCGACCCCGACGCCGCCGGGTGCCTCATCGAGGTCCGCGGCCTCTCAGGCTCCGACCCGCCCGCAGCCGCCGCGGATGAGAACGGGTGA
- a CDS encoding MBL fold metallo-hydrolase — MRAKLWGVRGSVPVPGPATQRFGGNTSCVQVSTGESEFVLDAGTGIRELGAALAGRCRRLHVLLTHLHLDHIQGLMFFAPFFDPDTEITVWGPPAGGRALRRRLARYISNPLSPIEIGELPARVTFRDVPSEPWRIDGLELSASLVSHRGPTLGFRLSENGTSLCYLPDHEPALGNNLASTPTDWLSGHGLADGASLLLHDCQYTESEYPAHRGWGHSSLPDALAFARRCDAQRLLLMHHDPWHDDAFLEALGSEASERWAKHGGRGRVELGREGDVLDLE; from the coding sequence ATGCGCGCCAAGCTCTGGGGTGTCCGTGGCTCGGTTCCGGTCCCGGGACCGGCGACCCAGCGTTTCGGCGGCAACACCTCCTGCGTGCAAGTCAGCACCGGGGAATCGGAGTTCGTCCTCGACGCGGGTACCGGAATCCGCGAGCTGGGGGCGGCGCTTGCCGGGCGGTGCCGGCGGTTGCACGTGCTCCTCACCCACCTGCATCTCGACCACATCCAAGGTCTGATGTTCTTCGCCCCCTTCTTCGACCCCGACACCGAGATAACCGTCTGGGGCCCCCCGGCGGGCGGGCGGGCGCTGCGCAGGCGCCTCGCCCGCTACATATCCAATCCGCTGTCGCCGATCGAGATCGGGGAGCTCCCGGCCCGGGTCACATTCCGGGACGTCCCGTCGGAGCCTTGGCGCATCGACGGGCTGGAGCTGAGCGCCTCCCTGGTTTCGCACCGCGGCCCCACACTCGGCTTCAGGCTGAGCGAGAACGGAACCAGCCTTTGCTACCTGCCCGACCACGAACCCGCGCTCGGGAACAACCTCGCAAGCACGCCGACGGACTGGCTCTCCGGACACGGGCTCGCCGACGGCGCGTCCCTCCTGCTCCACGACTGCCAGTACACCGAGAGTGAGTACCCCGCGCACCGCGGATGGGGCCATTCGAGCCTCCCTGACGCGCTCGCGTTCGCCCGTCGCTGCGACGCTCAGCGACTGCTGCTCATGCACCACGACCCCTGGCACGACGACGCGTTCCTCGAGGCTCTCGGCAGTGAGGCGTCCGAACGCTGGGCCAAGCATGGCGGGCGGGGTCGGGTCGAGCTGGGCCGCGAGGGCGACGTACTCGACCTGGAGTGA
- a CDS encoding 4Fe-4S binding protein has translation MAYVINEPCIGTKDNSCVEVCPVDCIHPTPDEPDYDQVEMLYIDPEECIDCDACVEACPVDAITPEDMVPPQWERFIDINAAYYKEKNP, from the coding sequence GTGGCGTACGTGATCAACGAGCCCTGCATCGGCACCAAGGACAACTCCTGCGTCGAGGTCTGCCCCGTCGACTGCATTCATCCCACGCCCGACGAGCCCGACTACGACCAGGTCGAGATGCTCTACATCGACCCCGAGGAGTGCATCGACTGCGACGCCTGCGTCGAGGCCTGTCCCGTCGACGCCATCACTCCCGAGGACATGGTGCCGCCCCAGTGGGAGCGCTTCATTGACATCAACGCTGCCTACTACAAGGAGAAGAACCCGTGA
- a CDS encoding glycoside hydrolase family 15 protein, whose amino-acid sequence MLRRFGGYAPIGSYAAIGDGRTVALVAGDGSVDWLPLPELDSPSAFGAILDAERGGRFALSPQSPYTTERRYVPGTNVLETTFATDTGRVRVTDAMTLTAGGLGPLRELSRRVEGLAGHVPMSWSVEPRFGYAGVKTRMGWRAGVPVATAGGDALAVCSFDAGVPEAGGGVICGRFEAREGKRALIALCATHQEPLVIAARDELESRLEATSSIWRRWSDDLTYPGPWRESVIRSALALKLLVHAPSGALAAAATTSLPEDVGGGRNWDYRFSWVRDSAFMLNALLGLSCAPEARAYFWWLMHASQLTHPRLRVLYRLDGGAHAPERTLPLDGYRGSRPVRVGNAAAAQNQLDTYGELLQTAWLYATTGHRIDRDVARRLAEVADLVCDIWRQPDAGIWEVRSEERHFTQSKMMCWIALDRALKLADRRLIPDRHAKRWRNEAEAIRVFVETRCFSEWKRSYVRSADSSELDASLLLGVLFSYGHAKSERWVGTIDALRRELAHGPFVRRYSGEDGVAGPEGAFMACSFWLVESLARTGRVDDAVKLMDELVGLANDVGLYAEEMDPTTGAFLGNVPQGLSHLALISAALAIAAAGNQDVSQSMIGERSDR is encoded by the coding sequence ATGTTGCGGCGATTCGGCGGCTACGCGCCCATCGGCTCATACGCGGCGATCGGTGACGGACGCACCGTCGCCCTCGTCGCCGGCGATGGCTCGGTCGACTGGCTCCCGCTGCCCGAGCTCGACTCCCCAAGTGCCTTCGGTGCCATCCTCGACGCGGAGCGCGGCGGGCGGTTCGCGCTCTCACCCCAGTCGCCCTATACGACCGAGCGCCGCTACGTGCCCGGGACCAACGTGCTGGAGACGACCTTCGCGACGGACACCGGCAGGGTGCGCGTCACCGACGCGATGACGCTGACCGCCGGCGGCTTGGGACCGCTGCGCGAGCTCTCGCGCCGCGTCGAGGGCCTCGCCGGCCACGTGCCCATGTCGTGGAGCGTCGAGCCTCGATTCGGCTACGCCGGTGTCAAGACCCGCATGGGTTGGCGCGCCGGGGTGCCGGTCGCCACGGCCGGGGGCGACGCTCTGGCCGTCTGCTCCTTCGACGCGGGGGTGCCTGAGGCCGGGGGTGGCGTGATCTGCGGGCGGTTCGAGGCGCGTGAGGGGAAGCGGGCCCTGATCGCTCTGTGCGCCACGCACCAGGAGCCGCTCGTAATCGCCGCCCGTGACGAGCTGGAGTCGCGACTCGAGGCGACTAGCTCGATATGGCGGCGCTGGAGCGATGACCTGACTTACCCGGGGCCTTGGCGTGAGTCGGTGATCCGCAGCGCGCTCGCGCTCAAGCTCCTCGTCCATGCCCCATCGGGAGCACTCGCAGCGGCCGCGACCACCTCGCTGCCGGAGGATGTCGGCGGCGGGCGCAACTGGGACTATCGCTTCAGCTGGGTTCGCGACTCGGCGTTCATGCTGAACGCGCTGCTGGGGCTGAGCTGCGCGCCGGAGGCGCGGGCTTACTTCTGGTGGCTGATGCACGCCTCCCAGCTCACCCACCCTCGTCTACGGGTCCTCTACAGGCTCGATGGGGGCGCGCACGCGCCCGAGCGGACGCTCCCCCTCGACGGCTACCGCGGGTCGCGCCCGGTGCGTGTGGGCAACGCCGCGGCAGCCCAGAACCAGCTCGATACCTACGGCGAGCTGCTCCAGACCGCATGGCTCTACGCGACCACGGGTCATCGAATCGACCGCGACGTCGCTCGCCGGCTCGCCGAGGTGGCCGATCTCGTCTGCGACATCTGGCGGCAACCGGACGCGGGGATCTGGGAGGTGCGAAGCGAGGAGAGGCACTTCACCCAGTCGAAGATGATGTGCTGGATCGCGCTCGACCGCGCACTCAAGCTCGCCGACAGGCGCCTGATCCCCGATCGCCATGCGAAGCGCTGGCGCAACGAGGCGGAGGCGATCCGCGTGTTCGTAGAGACGCGCTGCTTCTCCGAGTGGAAGCGAAGCTACGTCCGCTCCGCCGACTCCAGCGAGCTCGATGCGAGCCTGCTGCTCGGCGTCCTCTTCTCCTACGGACACGCGAAGTCCGAGCGCTGGGTCGGCACGATCGACGCGCTGCGGCGCGAGCTGGCGCACGGGCCCTTCGTGCGCCGCTACAGCGGCGAGGACGGCGTCGCGGGCCCCGAGGGTGCCTTCATGGCGTGTTCGTTCTGGCTCGTCGAGTCGCTCGCCCGCACCGGACGAGTCGACGACGCCGTGAAGCTGATGGACGAGCTCGTCGGGCTGGCCAACGACGTCGGTCTCTATGCCGAGGAGATGGACCCAACCACCGGTGCCTTTCTCGGCAATGTTCCGCAGGGACTCAGCCACCTGGCGCTGATCAGCGCTGCGCTCGCGATCGCAGCGGCGGGCAACCAAGACGTTTCACAGAGCATGATCGGCGAACGGAGCGACAGATGA
- the ctaD gene encoding cytochrome c oxidase subunit I translates to MGPSQAAATRSSVPEIAVRGRRPDPAGWLAWLTTTDHKRIGAMYLVATFAFFVLGGTEALLLRLQLGAPDNTLIDPRTYNAIMTMHGSTMVFLFVVPVWAGFANYVVPLMIGARDMAFPRLNALSLWLLLAGGVVFYCSLFFSPPAAGWTAYTPLATGDYIPGNGQDAWILLIHLTGLSSLLGAINLVATIVNMRAPGMGWGRLPLFCWSVLAQSLMLIVALPTIAAAATMQLTDRHYGTCFFDTACGGDPILYQHLFWFFGHPEVYIMILPGFGVISEVLPVFARKPIFGYKAIAASTFGIAFISMLVWVHHMFTVPVGNAVLITFMITSMAVAIPTGIKVLNWIATLWRGSIVFKTPLYFAAGFLALFTMGGITGVMLAVYPIDFQVHDTYFVVAHFHYVLVAGSVNAIFAAVYYWFPKITGRMLSERLGKLSFWLTFAGFNLTFLIQHSLGLSGMPRRIYHYPVSSGWGLMNLISTVGAFVLAVGVLVTVCNVLRSLRRGTRAGNDPWKANTLEWFTPSPPPPHNFDVIPPVRSVEPLKDIRRSVAAQAGNRA, encoded by the coding sequence GTGGGCCCCTCGCAAGCTGCGGCTACGCGGAGTTCGGTACCCGAGATCGCCGTCCGCGGCCGCCGGCCCGACCCGGCCGGCTGGCTGGCCTGGCTCACAACCACCGATCACAAGCGGATCGGCGCGATGTACCTGGTCGCCACGTTCGCGTTCTTCGTGCTCGGCGGCACCGAGGCGCTGCTGCTGCGGCTGCAGCTGGGGGCTCCCGACAACACGCTGATCGACCCCCGCACCTACAACGCGATCATGACCATGCACGGCTCGACGATGGTCTTCCTCTTCGTTGTGCCGGTCTGGGCCGGCTTTGCCAACTACGTCGTACCGCTGATGATCGGCGCGCGCGACATGGCGTTCCCGCGCCTCAACGCGCTCTCGCTGTGGTTGCTGCTGGCCGGTGGCGTGGTGTTCTATTGCTCGCTGTTCTTCTCTCCCCCGGCGGCCGGCTGGACCGCCTACACGCCGCTGGCCACCGGCGACTACATCCCGGGCAACGGCCAGGACGCCTGGATCCTCCTGATTCACCTGACCGGCCTGTCCTCTCTGCTGGGGGCCATCAACCTGGTGGCCACGATCGTCAACATGCGCGCGCCGGGGATGGGCTGGGGGCGGCTGCCGCTGTTCTGCTGGTCGGTGCTGGCACAGTCGCTGATGCTGATCGTCGCCCTGCCCACGATCGCGGCCGCGGCCACTATGCAGCTGACCGATCGCCACTACGGCACCTGCTTCTTCGACACGGCCTGCGGCGGCGACCCGATCCTCTACCAGCACCTCTTCTGGTTCTTCGGACACCCCGAGGTCTACATCATGATCCTGCCCGGCTTCGGCGTGATCTCGGAGGTGCTGCCGGTCTTCGCGCGCAAGCCGATCTTCGGCTACAAGGCCATCGCCGCCTCCACCTTCGGCATCGCCTTCATCTCGATGCTGGTGTGGGTGCACCACATGTTCACCGTGCCGGTGGGCAACGCGGTCCTGATCACATTCATGATCACCTCGATGGCGGTGGCCATACCCACCGGGATCAAGGTCCTGAATTGGATCGCCACCCTGTGGCGCGGCTCGATCGTGTTCAAGACGCCGCTCTACTTCGCCGCCGGCTTCCTTGCCCTGTTCACCATGGGCGGAATCACCGGGGTCATGCTGGCCGTGTACCCGATCGACTTCCAGGTGCACGACACCTACTTCGTCGTCGCCCACTTCCACTACGTCCTCGTGGCGGGCTCGGTGAATGCGATCTTCGCGGCTGTCTACTACTGGTTCCCGAAGATCACCGGGCGGATGCTCTCCGAGCGTCTCGGGAAGCTCTCGTTCTGGCTCACATTCGCGGGCTTCAACCTGACCTTCCTTATCCAGCACAGCCTCGGCCTGTCCGGCATGCCGCGGCGCATCTACCACTATCCGGTGAGCTCGGGCTGGGGCCTCATGAACCTCATCTCGACCGTCGGTGCGTTCGTCCTCGCCGTCGGAGTCCTCGTCACGGTCTGTAACGTCCTCCGCAGCCTCAGGCGCGGTACGAGGGCCGGCAACGACCCATGGAAAGCGAACACCCTCGAGTGGTTCACCCCCTCGCCGCCCCCGCCCCACAACTTCGATGTCATCCCGCCCGTGCGCTCGGTCGAGCCGCTCAAGGACATCCGCCGCTCCGTCGCCGCTCAGGCCGGCAACCGTGCCTGA
- a CDS encoding acyl-CoA thioesterase, producing MSEARATLVKWMDVTDSNNAGHIHGGTVMKLCDEAAGLAAIRHARQRVVTAAVDRVTFLHPVYVGELLTLTASVNAVWRTSIEVGVRVEAENPFTGERRHTSSAYLTMVAIDEQGRPAAVPPFAAKSPTDERREREAQLRRANRLAERRQIIAGRGRRER from the coding sequence ATGAGCGAAGCGCGCGCCACCCTCGTGAAATGGATGGACGTGACCGACTCCAACAACGCGGGTCACATCCACGGCGGCACGGTGATGAAGCTGTGCGACGAGGCGGCTGGTCTTGCTGCAATCAGACATGCCCGCCAACGGGTCGTCACCGCGGCCGTCGATCGCGTGACGTTCCTGCACCCCGTCTATGTCGGCGAGCTGCTGACTCTGACCGCGAGCGTGAACGCGGTCTGGCGCACGTCGATCGAGGTGGGCGTCCGCGTCGAGGCTGAGAATCCGTTCACCGGCGAGAGACGCCACACCAGCTCGGCGTATCTGACGATGGTCGCGATCGACGAGCAGGGGCGGCCCGCGGCCGTACCCCCGTTCGCCGCAAAGTCCCCGACGGACGAGCGGCGCGAACGTGAGGCGCAGCTGCGGCGCGCCAACCGCCTGGCCGAGCGCCGGCAGATCATCGCCGGGCGGGGACGCCGGGAACGGTGA